One Mycolicibacterium crocinum DNA window includes the following coding sequences:
- a CDS encoding TetR/AcrR family transcriptional regulator: MTTTRPYATLLAKGEDRKQRILDVAQRLLARNGWRNTTLAQIAKEAGVTAAGLLHHFESKEQLLHAVLDARDADDSEHADYLTGDLVEGIANAADRFDRSPQLVGTFAVLMVENIAPDAPLHDRLVDRYRQAVEIIADRIRSGQAEGRYRSDVNPARKAVEILAFVNGMETSWLLDPSIPLIDVFREYSRSLASQLMPAAGS; this comes from the coding sequence TTGACAACGACTCGCCCCTACGCCACTCTGCTCGCCAAGGGCGAGGATCGTAAGCAGCGCATTCTCGACGTCGCGCAGCGGCTGTTGGCCCGCAACGGCTGGCGTAACACCACCCTCGCGCAGATCGCCAAGGAGGCCGGCGTCACCGCGGCAGGGCTGCTGCATCATTTCGAATCCAAGGAGCAACTGCTGCATGCAGTGCTCGACGCCCGCGATGCCGACGACAGCGAGCACGCCGACTATCTGACCGGCGATTTGGTCGAGGGCATCGCCAACGCCGCCGACCGGTTCGACCGCTCACCCCAGCTCGTCGGCACCTTCGCGGTGCTGATGGTGGAGAACATCGCACCGGATGCCCCGCTGCACGACCGGCTGGTGGACCGCTACCGGCAGGCGGTCGAGATCATCGCCGACCGGATCCGCAGCGGCCAGGCCGAGGGCCGCTATCGATCAGACGTGAACCCGGCCCGAAAAGCCGTGGAAATCCTGGCATTTGTGAACGGAATGGAGACCTCATGGCTACTCGACCCGTCGATACCGCTGATCGATGTGTTCCGGGAGTACTCCAGGTCGCTGGCGAGCCAGCTGATGCCGGCCGCCGGATCATGA
- a CDS encoding ferredoxin has protein sequence MTKKIEVDFGLCEANAICMGIIPEVFQVDDQDYLHVLTDEVTPENEAQVRDAVRQCPRQAISIKE, from the coding sequence ATGACGAAGAAGATTGAAGTGGATTTCGGCCTGTGTGAGGCCAACGCGATCTGTATGGGGATCATCCCCGAGGTGTTCCAGGTCGACGACCAGGATTACCTGCATGTCCTCACCGACGAGGTGACCCCCGAGAACGAGGCACAGGTCCGCGACGCGGTGCGCCAGTGCCCGCGGCAGGCCATCTCCATCAAGGAGTAG
- a CDS encoding acyl-CoA dehydrogenase family protein yields MRRDLFTEDHEAFRELARDFIEKEVVPAYPQWEKAGRMPRETFAKLGETGIMGITLPEEYGGGGQDDYRYNVVLQEEAARALVTLSTVRTQLEVILPYFLHYANDEQRARWFPGLAAGTLLTAVAMTEPGTGSDLAGVRTTAVRSVDSEGPHYIVNGAKTFITGGMQADLVVVVARTSTDPDNRRAGLTLLVVEDGMPGFTRGRELEKMGCKVQDTAELSFVDVRVPAANVLGEEGQAFSYLGHNLAQERLTVAVGSVAQARSAIAAAIDYTQSRKAFGTPVASFQNTKFELAACSTEVEAAQAMLDRAVSLHVEGELSGADAARVKLFCTEMQQRVIDRCLQLFGGYGYMMEYPIARLYTDARVARIYAGTSEVMKVIIAKSLGL; encoded by the coding sequence ATGCGCCGCGATCTGTTCACCGAAGATCACGAGGCATTCCGCGAACTCGCTCGAGACTTCATCGAGAAGGAGGTCGTGCCCGCCTACCCGCAGTGGGAGAAGGCGGGCCGGATGCCGCGCGAGACGTTCGCCAAACTGGGCGAGACCGGGATCATGGGGATCACCCTGCCCGAGGAGTACGGCGGTGGTGGGCAGGACGACTACCGCTACAACGTTGTGCTGCAGGAAGAGGCGGCCCGCGCCTTGGTGACGCTGTCGACGGTGCGCACCCAGCTCGAGGTGATCCTGCCGTACTTCCTGCACTACGCGAACGACGAACAGCGCGCTCGCTGGTTCCCGGGGCTCGCGGCCGGGACACTGCTGACCGCGGTCGCGATGACCGAGCCGGGCACCGGATCGGATCTGGCCGGGGTGCGCACGACGGCGGTGCGCAGTGTTGATTCAGAAGGCCCCCACTACATCGTCAACGGCGCAAAGACTTTCATCACCGGTGGCATGCAGGCCGATCTGGTGGTCGTGGTGGCGCGCACCTCCACCGATCCCGACAACCGTCGCGCAGGGCTGACCCTGCTGGTCGTCGAGGACGGGATGCCGGGCTTCACCCGCGGCCGCGAACTCGAGAAGATGGGCTGCAAGGTGCAGGACACCGCGGAGCTGTCGTTCGTCGACGTGCGAGTGCCTGCCGCCAACGTGCTGGGGGAGGAGGGCCAGGCCTTTTCCTACCTGGGGCACAACCTCGCGCAGGAACGGCTCACCGTCGCGGTCGGTTCCGTCGCCCAGGCCCGCTCGGCGATCGCGGCAGCCATCGACTACACGCAGAGCCGCAAGGCGTTCGGCACGCCCGTCGCCTCGTTTCAGAACACCAAGTTCGAACTCGCTGCCTGCTCGACGGAGGTGGAGGCCGCCCAGGCCATGCTCGACCGGGCGGTGAGCCTGCACGTCGAGGGTGAGCTCAGCGGCGCTGATGCGGCACGGGTCAAGCTGTTCTGCACCGAGATGCAGCAGCGGGTGATCGATCGCTGCCTGCAGCTCTTCGGCGGCTACGGCTACATGATGGAGTATCCGATCGCCCGGCTGTACACCGATGCCCGAGTCGCTCGGATCTACGCCGGAACCAGCGAGGTGATGAAGGTGATCATCGCCAAGTCGCTGGGGCTGTAG
- a CDS encoding thiolase family protein has protein sequence MRETVIVEAVRTPVGKRNGGLSGMHAADLSGLVLNALAERTGLDPATVDDVVWGCVSQVGDQSSNIGRFSVLAAGWPESIPGTTVNRACGSSQQALDFAAQAVMSGQQDVVVAGGVEVMSRVPLGSARATGMPYGPKVLARYDDFSFNQGISAEMIAEKWGFSRTDLDEFSARSHELAAAAQDRGAFDDQIVPVATEGGVVSADEGIRRGTTVEKLAALKPAFTEDGVIHAGNSSQISDGAAALLVTTAEYAAAQGWRPLARYVAGAVAGANPVMMLTGPIPATEKVLAKTGLGIDDIGVFEVNEAFAPVPMAWQADLGAKADRLNPLGGAIALGHPLGGSGAVLMTRMLYHMRDNGIRYGLQTMCEGGGTANATVVELIGV, from the coding sequence ATGCGGGAAACGGTGATCGTCGAGGCGGTGCGCACTCCGGTCGGCAAGCGAAACGGCGGACTGTCCGGCATGCACGCCGCCGACCTGTCGGGATTGGTGTTGAATGCGCTCGCCGAGCGCACCGGCCTGGACCCGGCGACGGTCGACGACGTGGTGTGGGGCTGCGTGTCCCAAGTCGGTGATCAATCGAGCAATATCGGCCGGTTCTCCGTGCTCGCCGCCGGCTGGCCGGAATCCATTCCGGGAACCACCGTGAACCGGGCCTGCGGATCCAGCCAGCAGGCACTGGATTTCGCCGCTCAGGCGGTGATGTCCGGCCAGCAGGACGTGGTGGTCGCCGGCGGTGTCGAGGTGATGAGCCGGGTTCCGCTCGGGTCGGCGCGCGCGACCGGAATGCCCTACGGCCCCAAAGTGCTCGCGCGTTACGACGACTTCTCGTTCAATCAGGGCATCTCGGCTGAGATGATCGCCGAGAAGTGGGGATTCTCGCGCACCGACCTCGACGAGTTCTCGGCGCGCAGTCACGAACTCGCCGCGGCCGCACAGGATCGCGGGGCGTTCGACGATCAGATCGTCCCCGTCGCCACCGAGGGCGGTGTGGTCAGCGCCGACGAGGGCATCCGCCGCGGCACTACCGTCGAGAAGCTGGCCGCCCTCAAGCCGGCGTTCACCGAGGACGGTGTCATCCACGCGGGCAACTCCTCGCAGATCTCCGACGGCGCCGCCGCGCTGCTGGTTACCACCGCGGAATACGCTGCGGCACAAGGATGGCGGCCGTTGGCGCGGTATGTCGCCGGTGCCGTCGCCGGCGCCAATCCGGTGATGATGCTGACGGGCCCGATTCCGGCAACCGAGAAGGTGCTGGCCAAGACCGGCCTCGGCATCGACGACATCGGCGTCTTCGAGGTCAACGAGGCGTTCGCACCGGTGCCGATGGCCTGGCAGGCCGATCTGGGTGCCAAGGCGGATCGGCTGAACCCGCTCGGTGGCGCGATCGCGCTGGGCCACCCGCTGGGTGGCTCGGGTGCGGTGCTCATGACCCGCATGCTGTACCACATGCGCGACAACGGAATCCGTTACGGGCTGCAGACGATGTGCGAGGGCGGCGGCACCGCCAACGCCACCGTCGTCGAGCTGATCGGCGTGTGA